A region from the Streptosporangium sp. NBC_01756 genome encodes:
- a CDS encoding antitoxin: MSLFDKVKSMLGEHGDKAEQLANQGIDKAAQLAKEKTGGKYDQQIDSAAEMARKQADTLDGKIDRPQTPDRPGTSQPSGGTTPPEGTDATRPPQRPEGTGTPPYPG, translated from the coding sequence ATGTCGCTATTCGACAAGGTCAAGAGCATGCTCGGCGAGCACGGCGACAAAGCCGAGCAACTCGCCAACCAGGGCATCGACAAGGCAGCGCAGCTGGCCAAGGAGAAGACGGGCGGCAAATACGACCAGCAGATCGACAGTGCCGCCGAGATGGCCAGAAAGCAGGCGGACACGCTGGACGGCAAGATCGACAGACCCCAGACGCCCGACAGGCCCGGCACGTCCCAGCCCTCTGGCGGAACGACTCCGCCGGAAGGCACCGACGCGACCCGGCCGCCGCAGCGGCCCGAGGGAACCGGCACGCCTCCGTACCCCGGCTAG
- the dapF gene encoding diaminopimelate epimerase, with amino-acid sequence MRFVKGHGTENDFIILPDPDGELDLPATLVAAVCDRRVGLGADGVLHVMRTKLSPEVADQAGEAEWFMDYRNADGGMAEMCGNGIRVFARYLVEAGLVDAGEFGVATRGGVKRVRLMESGDVSVDMGRPRILGRSRTVVAGQEYEGLRIDMGNPHLACVIGDPVVQLDLGYQPVFDPEVFPSGVNIELFNPVGPRRVVMRVFERGSGETRSCGTGAVASAVAAAELAGETTGTWAVDVLGGSLTVTLDEHTSHLAGPAVLVASGEVTL; translated from the coding sequence ATGCGATTCGTAAAGGGACACGGAACCGAGAACGACTTCATCATCCTGCCCGACCCCGACGGTGAGCTGGACCTGCCCGCCACGCTGGTGGCCGCGGTGTGCGACCGGCGGGTCGGGCTCGGCGCCGACGGAGTGCTGCATGTGATGCGGACGAAGCTCAGCCCGGAGGTGGCCGACCAGGCGGGAGAGGCCGAGTGGTTCATGGACTACCGCAACGCCGACGGCGGCATGGCCGAGATGTGCGGCAACGGGATACGGGTCTTCGCCCGTTACCTGGTCGAGGCGGGGCTGGTCGATGCGGGCGAGTTCGGGGTGGCGACCCGGGGCGGGGTCAAGCGCGTCCGCCTGATGGAGAGCGGCGACGTGAGCGTGGACATGGGACGCCCCAGGATACTGGGCCGCAGCCGTACGGTCGTGGCCGGCCAGGAGTACGAAGGCCTCCGCATCGACATGGGAAACCCGCACCTGGCCTGCGTCATCGGTGACCCGGTGGTCCAGCTCGACCTGGGCTACCAGCCCGTCTTCGACCCCGAGGTGTTCCCCAGCGGGGTGAACATCGAACTGTTCAACCCGGTCGGTCCGCGCCGGGTCGTGATGCGGGTCTTCGAGCGGGGCTCGGGGGAGACGCGGTCCTGCGGCACCGGCGCGGTCGCCTCCGCGGTGGCGGCCGCGGAGCTGGCGGGAGAGACCACCGGCACCTGGGCCGTGGATGTGCTGGGCGGCAGCCTCACCGTCACGCTCGACGAGCACACCAGCCACCTGGCGGGTCCCGCCGTCCTGGTCGCATCGGGAGAAGTCACCCTCTAA
- a CDS encoding methylated-DNA--[protein]-cysteine S-methyltransferase translates to MAFGSVPTPLGDMTVAVTEDGVAAVGWNARPEGLRARVLAGHGLVEVDEPGRTAVALGELAEYYAGRLRAFGVPVDWRLTSPTQRRVLGTLYETVKYGQAVTYGELAARSGTGVPARAIGSIMGANPLPVIVPCHRVVAGNGLGGFSGGEGVESKRWLLTMEGYLQPTLDWD, encoded by the coding sequence GTGGCGTTCGGGAGCGTCCCGACACCGCTGGGGGACATGACGGTCGCCGTCACGGAGGACGGTGTCGCGGCCGTCGGTTGGAACGCCCGGCCGGAGGGGCTCCGGGCCCGCGTCCTCGCGGGGCACGGGCTGGTCGAGGTGGACGAGCCCGGCCGGACGGCGGTGGCGCTCGGTGAGCTCGCCGAATACTACGCTGGCAGGCTGCGGGCCTTCGGCGTTCCGGTGGACTGGAGGCTGACCTCTCCCACGCAGCGCAGGGTGCTCGGCACGCTGTACGAGACGGTGAAGTACGGCCAGGCCGTGACCTACGGCGAACTGGCCGCGCGGAGCGGGACGGGCGTCCCCGCGCGGGCGATCGGGTCGATCATGGGCGCCAACCCCCTCCCCGTCATCGTCCCCTGCCACCGGGTGGTCGCCGGGAACGGCCTGGGCGGGTTCAGCGGGGGAGAGGGTGTGGAGTCCAAGCGGTGGCTGCTGACCATGGAGGGATACCTGCAGCCGACCCTGGACTGGGACTGA
- the miaA gene encoding tRNA (adenosine(37)-N6)-dimethylallyltransferase MiaA: MRQLPVIAVVGPTAAGKSDLAVDLALRLGGEVVNTDSMQLYRGMDIGTAKLSVAERRGVPHHLLDIWDVTRTASVAEYQALVRPLIDDLRAREVVPILVGGSGLYVRAALDDLEFPGTDPEIRARLEAELERTGPAPLYERLRECDPRAAEVILPGNGRRIVRALEVVEFSGRPFSATMPSYDAVYDSVQIGVEVPREVLDDRVATRVERMWEAGLVDEVRELAARGLAAGRTASRALGYAQVLRFLDGEWTERQAMDETVRATRRFVRRQESWFRRDPRVVWLPQQAPDLLDRALARVRR; the protein is encoded by the coding sequence GTGCGTCAACTACCAGTCATCGCCGTCGTCGGGCCCACGGCGGCCGGAAAGTCCGATCTCGCAGTGGACCTCGCCCTCCGGCTGGGAGGTGAGGTCGTCAACACCGACTCCATGCAGCTCTACCGGGGGATGGACATCGGAACGGCGAAGCTGTCCGTGGCCGAGCGCCGCGGGGTTCCCCATCACCTGCTCGACATCTGGGACGTGACCAGGACCGCGAGCGTGGCCGAATACCAGGCGCTGGTCCGGCCGCTGATCGACGACCTGCGGGCCCGGGAGGTCGTGCCGATCCTGGTGGGCGGCTCCGGGCTCTACGTGCGTGCGGCCCTCGACGACCTGGAGTTTCCCGGCACCGATCCGGAGATCCGTGCCCGGCTGGAGGCGGAGCTTGAGCGTACGGGCCCGGCACCGCTGTACGAACGCCTCCGCGAGTGCGACCCCAGGGCCGCCGAGGTGATCCTGCCCGGCAACGGCCGCAGGATCGTCCGTGCGCTGGAGGTCGTCGAGTTCTCCGGGCGGCCGTTCTCGGCGACGATGCCGTCCTACGACGCGGTCTACGACAGCGTGCAGATCGGCGTGGAGGTGCCGAGAGAGGTGCTGGACGACCGGGTCGCCACAAGGGTGGAACGCATGTGGGAGGCCGGACTGGTGGACGAGGTCCGGGAGCTCGCCGCGAGAGGACTCGCCGCAGGCCGTACGGCCAGCCGGGCACTCGGCTACGCCCAGGTGCTGAGGTTCCTCGACGGGGAGTGGACCGAACGGCAGGCGATGGACGAGACGGTCCGCGCGACGCGCCGGTTCGTCCGCCGCCAGGAGTCGTGGTTCCGCCGAGACCCCCGGGTGGTCTGGCTCCCTCAGCAGGCCCCCGACCTCCTCGACCGGGCGCTCGCGAGGGTGCGCCGCTGA
- a CDS encoding ribonuclease Z: MSLRELVVLGTSSAVPTRHRNHNGYLLRWDGQGFLFDPGEGTQRQMIRAGVGSHDITWICVTHFHGDHCLGVPGVVQRIARDGVTHEVRAAYPAAGETYWRRLRHASAFADTSVIVECPVSGPVATFDAGPVALTARPLSHPVESYGYRLDEPDGRRMVPSLLAERGIRGPSVGELQRTGTVTAPDGTTVRLEECSEPRPGQSAAFVMDTRLCDGVFALAAGVDLLVIESTFLSSEAALAKEYGHLTAFDCGRVAAECGVRQLVLTHFSERYGPADEPSFLEEVRRSFDGEVVPARDLMRVPVPRRG; the protein is encoded by the coding sequence GTGTCCCTTCGCGAACTCGTCGTCCTCGGCACCTCAAGCGCGGTGCCCACCCGCCACCGTAACCACAACGGATATCTCCTGCGATGGGACGGTCAGGGCTTCCTGTTCGACCCCGGCGAGGGCACCCAGCGGCAGATGATCCGGGCGGGCGTGGGCTCCCACGACATCACCTGGATCTGCGTCACCCACTTCCACGGCGACCACTGCCTGGGTGTTCCCGGAGTCGTCCAGCGCATCGCCAGGGACGGCGTCACCCACGAGGTCCGGGCGGCCTACCCCGCCGCCGGTGAGACCTACTGGCGCCGCCTGCGCCACGCCAGTGCCTTCGCCGACACCTCGGTGATCGTCGAATGTCCCGTCTCCGGACCGGTCGCCACCTTCGACGCGGGCCCGGTGGCCCTCACCGCACGACCGCTCTCCCACCCCGTCGAGTCCTACGGCTACCGCCTCGACGAGCCGGACGGCCGCCGCATGGTCCCCTCCCTCCTCGCCGAGCGGGGCATCCGGGGCCCGTCGGTCGGCGAGCTGCAGCGCACCGGCACGGTGACCGCTCCCGACGGGACAACGGTCCGGCTGGAGGAGTGCAGCGAACCCCGCCCCGGCCAGAGCGCGGCGTTCGTCATGGACACCCGGCTGTGCGACGGGGTGTTCGCCCTGGCCGCGGGCGTGGACCTGCTGGTGATCGAATCGACGTTCCTGTCCTCGGAGGCCGCGCTGGCCAAGGAGTACGGTCACCTGACCGCGTTCGACTGCGGCCGGGTCGCCGCCGAGTGCGGGGTGCGGCAACTGGTACTGACGCATTTCTCCGAGAGGTACGGCCCGGCGGACGAACCGTCGTTCCTGGAGGAGGTCCGTCGCAGCTTCGACGGTGAAGTGGTGCCGGCCAGGGACCTGATGCGGGTGCCGGTCCCCAGACGCGGCTGA